In Aggregicoccus sp. 17bor-14, the following are encoded in one genomic region:
- a CDS encoding transglutaminase-like domain-containing protein → MRRPLVLALPLAAAALLGAAPAAPSKPSAAPAAVNASKGALSDALKARRPAGGEYFGLYLMDKKVGYIFTDLKALPDGRALSVNEFVFKANVGTKVSERVMREERTYESRPGGRLLGFKVMQSGDGGEQVLEGSATPTGLRVLRKRPGLPNEVRNLPPTKETLEDADQARVALLRGQPVKGRIVDGQDLEQYGVSTTLEPAVERTLAGVKVRLSRAVTVSEKENVPVEVFVSGEGEVVEVNFGSTMRAVAEPESVAKRLDQVEVFGLTRIVLPRALPETARAIPGTVTLVMTGLPQKFQQNSYRQQYTQEPGGRVVVRTRAALPGPAAKAQLPVKDPEGGENLKSTLVVESSDPQIRALAKSIVGPEKDAQAAARRIITWVATNLEKDYGASADRATDVLRQKKGDCTEHSLLAVALLRAAGIPSRRVDGVVYLMNEDRVPALYWHEWVEAYVGEWTQMDPTFNQLVADATHFGVGQEGNAEITPLIGQLKVVEVR, encoded by the coding sequence ATGCGCCGACCCCTCGTCCTCGCCCTCCCGCTCGCGGCGGCCGCCCTGCTGGGCGCCGCGCCGGCGGCTCCCTCCAAGCCCAGTGCAGCTCCCGCTGCCGTCAACGCTTCCAAGGGCGCGCTCTCGGATGCGCTCAAGGCGCGCCGGCCCGCGGGCGGCGAGTACTTCGGGCTGTACCTGATGGACAAGAAGGTCGGCTACATCTTCACCGACCTGAAGGCCCTGCCGGACGGCCGCGCGCTCAGCGTGAACGAGTTCGTCTTCAAGGCGAACGTGGGCACCAAGGTGAGCGAGCGGGTGATGCGCGAGGAGCGCACCTACGAGTCGCGCCCCGGTGGACGCCTGCTCGGCTTCAAGGTGATGCAGTCCGGTGACGGCGGCGAGCAGGTGCTGGAGGGCAGCGCCACGCCCACCGGCCTGCGCGTGCTGCGCAAGCGCCCGGGGCTTCCGAACGAGGTGCGAAACCTCCCGCCCACGAAGGAGACCCTCGAGGACGCGGACCAGGCGCGCGTGGCGCTCCTGCGCGGCCAGCCGGTGAAGGGCCGCATCGTGGACGGGCAGGACCTGGAGCAGTACGGGGTGAGCACCACGCTGGAGCCCGCGGTGGAGCGCACGCTCGCCGGGGTCAAGGTCCGGCTCTCGCGCGCCGTCACCGTCTCCGAGAAGGAGAACGTGCCGGTGGAGGTCTTCGTCTCCGGCGAGGGCGAGGTGGTGGAGGTCAACTTCGGCAGCACCATGCGCGCGGTGGCCGAGCCCGAGTCGGTGGCGAAGCGGCTGGACCAGGTGGAGGTGTTCGGCCTCACCCGCATCGTGCTGCCGCGCGCCCTGCCCGAGACGGCGCGCGCCATCCCTGGCACCGTCACCCTGGTGATGACGGGGCTGCCGCAGAAGTTCCAGCAGAACAGCTACCGCCAGCAGTACACGCAGGAGCCCGGCGGCCGCGTGGTGGTGCGCACGCGCGCCGCCCTGCCCGGCCCCGCGGCGAAGGCCCAGCTCCCGGTGAAGGACCCGGAGGGCGGCGAGAACCTCAAGAGCACGCTGGTGGTGGAGAGCAGCGACCCGCAGATCCGCGCGCTCGCCAAGAGCATCGTGGGTCCGGAGAAGGACGCGCAGGCGGCCGCGCGCCGCATCATCACCTGGGTGGCGACGAACCTCGAGAAGGACTACGGGGCGAGCGCGGACCGGGCCACGGACGTGCTGCGCCAGAAGAAGGGGGACTGCACCGAGCACAGCCTGCTCGCGGTGGCGCTGCTGCGTGCCGCCGGCATCCCCTCGCGGCGCGTGGACGGCGTGGTGTACCTGATGAACGAGGACCGCGTGCCCGCGCTCTACTGGCACGAGTGGGTGGAGGCCTACGTGGGCGAGTGGACCCAGATGGACCCCACCTTCAACCAGCTCGTCGCGGACGCGACCCACTTCGGCGTGGGCCAGGAGGGCAACGCCGAGATCACCCCGCTCATCGGGCAACTGAAGGTCGTCGAAGTCCGTTAG
- a CDS encoding MBL fold metallo-hydrolase: MPRALLLLSLLLTACRSATPHAYVPPPPARVPLQLCWIDTGGVTVDGGFGTAGHARAKQWEVTSAALLVRHPKGDLLLDAGISPAAQAEARELGTWRRFVFDRTAGQNLPRRSLPEALAALGVTHLKAVLLSHAHPDHVGGAALLPGVPVSLAEPERALVAQELAHPRGVVVPAHARALAGRMVALPFTSTPYATYDQSDDVFGDGSVVVVPTYGHTPGSVATFLNVSPTLRLVHVGDLLNLQESVERHVGKSWVMRELTDEDGARTEAEVERLFELHRQDPGLVILPAHDKRAYEALFGPDTVPVPPCVGTPPAEARK, from the coding sequence ATGCCCAGAGCCCTCCTGTTGTTGTCCCTGCTGCTCACCGCCTGCCGCTCGGCCACCCCCCATGCCTACGTCCCGCCCCCGCCAGCGCGCGTCCCTCTGCAGCTGTGCTGGATCGACACTGGCGGAGTCACCGTCGACGGAGGCTTCGGCACCGCGGGGCACGCGCGGGCAAAGCAGTGGGAGGTGACGTCCGCGGCGCTCCTGGTGCGCCACCCGAAGGGAGACCTGCTCCTGGATGCGGGCATCTCGCCTGCGGCCCAGGCGGAGGCGCGCGAGCTGGGCACCTGGCGGCGCTTCGTGTTCGACCGCACGGCCGGTCAGAACCTGCCTCGCCGCTCGCTGCCCGAGGCGCTGGCCGCGCTCGGGGTGACGCACCTGAAGGCGGTGCTCCTCTCCCACGCGCACCCGGACCACGTGGGCGGCGCGGCCCTGCTGCCCGGCGTGCCGGTGTCGCTCGCGGAGCCCGAGCGCGCGCTCGTGGCACAGGAGCTCGCCCACCCGCGCGGGGTGGTGGTGCCCGCGCATGCCCGCGCGCTGGCCGGGCGCATGGTGGCCTTGCCCTTCACGAGCACGCCCTACGCCACCTACGACCAGAGCGACGACGTCTTCGGCGACGGCTCCGTGGTGGTGGTCCCGACCTACGGCCACACGCCGGGCAGCGTGGCCACCTTCCTCAACGTCTCGCCCACGCTGCGGCTCGTGCACGTGGGAGACCTGCTCAACCTGCAGGAGTCGGTGGAGCGCCACGTGGGCAAGTCCTGGGTGATGCGCGAGCTCACCGACGAGGACGGCGCGCGCACGGAGGCGGAGGTGGAGCGGCTCTTCGAGCTGCACCGCCAGGACCCCGGCCTCGTCATCCTCCCCGCGCACGACAAGCGCGCGTACGAGGCCCTCTTCGGCCCGGACACCGTCCCCGTGCCGCCCTGCGTGGGCACGCCTCCGGCCGAAGCCCGGAAATAG
- a CDS encoding LysR family transcriptional regulator, translating to MMDIQRVNLASFDLNLLRVLDALFLERSVSRAAARLKLSQPATSNALARLRDALEDPLFVRSREGMAPTPRALALRGPLSAALRQVQEALTEPLPFEPATASRTFVLAASDHAQLVVLPQLAKQWVRYPGVKLRVVPLPRDFPTAELESGAVDLVLGVFDLAPGDRAPRSLKRQLLVEERFVLVGRKGHPALRRPEGVDLRLPQLHVAPRGGSESAYDRRSKLQRNVVLYTPHYLVAPWVLSSTELFAALPERVARRFAEAFPLDVVPVKRPHPPLRIQQLWHPLRQGEPAHRWLREQVLAAARRA from the coding sequence ATGATGGATATTCAGCGCGTGAATCTCGCGAGCTTCGACCTGAACCTGCTGCGGGTGCTGGACGCCCTCTTCCTCGAGCGCAGCGTGAGCCGCGCCGCCGCCCGGCTGAAGCTCTCCCAGCCCGCGACGAGCAACGCGCTCGCCCGGCTGCGGGACGCGCTCGAGGATCCGCTCTTCGTGCGCAGCCGCGAGGGCATGGCGCCCACCCCACGGGCGCTCGCGCTGCGCGGGCCGCTGAGCGCGGCGCTGCGGCAGGTGCAGGAGGCGCTCACCGAGCCCCTGCCCTTCGAGCCGGCCACCGCGTCGCGCACCTTCGTGCTCGCGGCGAGCGACCACGCGCAGCTCGTGGTCCTGCCCCAGCTCGCGAAGCAGTGGGTGCGCTACCCGGGCGTGAAGCTGCGCGTGGTGCCCCTGCCCCGCGACTTCCCCACCGCGGAGCTGGAGAGCGGGGCGGTGGACCTGGTGCTCGGCGTCTTCGACCTCGCGCCCGGAGACAGGGCGCCGCGCAGCCTCAAGCGCCAGCTGCTCGTGGAGGAGCGCTTCGTCCTCGTGGGCCGCAAGGGCCACCCGGCGCTGCGCAGGCCGGAGGGGGTGGACCTGCGCCTTCCCCAGCTGCATGTGGCCCCGCGCGGCGGCTCCGAGAGCGCGTACGACCGGCGCTCGAAGCTCCAGCGCAACGTGGTGCTCTACACGCCGCACTACCTCGTCGCGCCGTGGGTGCTCTCGAGCACGGAGCTCTTCGCCGCGCTCCCCGAGCGCGTGGCGCGCCGCTTCGCCGAGGCGTTCCCGCTCGACGTGGTGCCGGTGAAGCGGCCCCATCCGCCGCTGCGCATCCAGCAGCTGTGGCACCCGCTGCGGCAGGGGGAGCCTGCGCACCGGTGGCTGCGCGAGCAGGTGCTCGCGGCGGCGCGAAGGGCGTAG
- a CDS encoding ATP-grasp domain-containing protein — protein MHIVILHNRDHDLLEDDPGREAREDVMRVASALGHALDQAGARVEPLAVEGARLDFVQTLERLHPDLVVNLCESLAADSRGEMAVPCLLDLVGVPYTGSSALSLGLALHKNKAKELLRVRGVSTPAFHVCHKLEDALAVDLPWPLIVKPAREDASVGIDFDSVVHDRAGLARAVEHVLRTFQQPALVEQFIAGREIYVPLLGNAPRAALPLSEIRFGKAFESRPHIVSYRAKWESESPECQDSPSVLCELDEALEERCVQTALAAFEALECRDYGRVDMRVAADGTPYVIDINPNCDLHPQAGYAKAAAAAGLDYPALATQLVEIALERTHGNPSHRRKGPGTPRLAHPSGRNLLAAGGGGRHRARGPRASAE, from the coding sequence ATGCACATCGTCATCCTTCACAACCGCGACCACGACCTCCTCGAGGACGACCCCGGACGGGAGGCGCGCGAGGATGTGATGCGCGTCGCGAGCGCCCTCGGCCACGCGCTGGACCAGGCAGGAGCCCGGGTCGAGCCGCTCGCCGTGGAGGGCGCCCGACTGGACTTCGTCCAGACGCTCGAGCGCCTGCACCCCGACCTGGTGGTCAATCTCTGCGAGTCACTCGCCGCCGACAGCCGCGGCGAGATGGCCGTGCCCTGCCTCCTGGACCTGGTGGGCGTGCCCTACACGGGCTCCAGCGCGCTGTCGCTGGGGCTCGCGCTGCACAAGAACAAGGCGAAGGAGCTGCTGCGCGTGCGCGGCGTCTCCACCCCCGCCTTCCACGTGTGCCACAAGCTCGAGGATGCGCTCGCGGTGGACCTGCCCTGGCCGCTCATCGTGAAGCCGGCGCGCGAGGACGCGAGCGTGGGCATCGACTTCGACTCGGTGGTGCACGACCGCGCGGGGCTCGCGCGGGCCGTGGAGCACGTGCTGCGCACCTTCCAGCAGCCCGCGCTGGTGGAGCAGTTCATCGCGGGGCGCGAGATCTACGTCCCGCTGCTGGGCAACGCGCCGCGCGCGGCGCTGCCCTTGAGCGAGATCCGCTTCGGCAAGGCCTTCGAGTCGCGGCCGCACATCGTGAGCTACCGCGCGAAGTGGGAGTCCGAGAGCCCGGAGTGCCAGGACAGCCCGTCCGTGCTGTGCGAGCTGGACGAGGCGCTCGAGGAGCGCTGCGTGCAGACGGCGCTCGCGGCGTTCGAGGCGCTGGAGTGCCGCGACTACGGGCGCGTGGACATGCGCGTGGCCGCGGACGGCACCCCCTACGTCATCGACATCAACCCCAACTGTGACCTCCACCCGCAGGCCGGCTACGCCAAGGCGGCCGCGGCGGCAGGTCTCGACTATCCCGCGCTCGCCACCCAGCTGGTGGAGATCGCCCTGGAAAGGACCCATGGAAATCCGTCCCATCGTCGCAAAGGACCGGGAACCCCTCGCCTCGCTCATCCGTCGGGTCGAAACCTTCTCGCCGCAGGAGGTGGAGGTCGCCATCGAGCTCGTGGACCTCGCGCTTCAGCCGAATAA
- a CDS encoding acyl-CoA thioesterase II, translating into MTSSPFLLASTWAPRPESQGQYEALIGADWFQGRGAYGGVVGAGILRAMLHHLADAQRLPRSFTVHFCAPVSAGPATLQVRVERAGRQVSHLSARLEQAGGVAALASGTFAVSRESSLRWDTHQAPAVSPPRELPEVPSELLPTFAQHFDYRWAVGAPPFSGAQEALLGGWIRPRVPTPLDAPLAVALLDAFPPAASVRAEGFCNLATMDYTAHFYAALPQAHAADDAFFLRVGSSRHAASGYADDTAHLWSEDGKLLAQLRQVAALFA; encoded by the coding sequence ATGACCTCCTCTCCCTTCCTCCTCGCCAGCACCTGGGCTCCCCGTCCCGAGAGCCAGGGTCAGTACGAGGCCCTCATCGGCGCGGACTGGTTCCAGGGGCGCGGCGCCTACGGCGGCGTGGTGGGCGCAGGCATCCTGCGCGCCATGCTGCACCACCTGGCGGACGCGCAGCGCCTGCCGCGCTCCTTCACGGTGCACTTCTGCGCGCCGGTGAGCGCCGGGCCCGCCACGCTGCAGGTGCGCGTGGAGCGCGCGGGGCGCCAGGTGAGCCACCTGTCCGCGCGGCTCGAGCAGGCAGGGGGCGTGGCGGCGCTGGCGAGCGGCACCTTCGCGGTGTCGCGCGAGTCGTCCTTGCGCTGGGACACGCACCAGGCCCCGGCCGTGTCGCCTCCGCGCGAGCTGCCCGAGGTGCCCAGCGAGCTGCTGCCCACCTTCGCCCAGCACTTCGACTACCGCTGGGCCGTGGGCGCCCCGCCCTTCTCCGGCGCCCAGGAGGCGCTGCTGGGCGGGTGGATCCGCCCGCGCGTGCCCACGCCGCTGGACGCCCCGCTCGCCGTCGCGCTGCTGGACGCGTTTCCTCCGGCCGCGAGCGTGCGCGCCGAGGGCTTCTGCAACCTCGCCACGATGGACTACACGGCGCACTTCTACGCGGCCCTGCCGCAGGCCCACGCCGCGGACGACGCCTTCTTCCTGCGCGTGGGCAGCTCGCGCCACGCGGCCAGCGGCTACGCGGACGACACCGCGCACCTGTGGAGCGAGGACGGCAAGCTGCTCGCGCAGCTGCGGCAGGTGGCGGCGCTGTTCGCCTGA
- a CDS encoding GNAT family N-acetyltransferase yields MEVAIELVDLALQPNNPDYQILVADKGDANIVGYVCYGPTPMTEGTYDLYWIASDPTVRGQGVGAALVSGMEGDLRRRNARLIRVETSATEAYGPTRGFYAAMKYGEEARFRDFYKLGDDLIILGKRL; encoded by the coding sequence GTGGAGGTCGCCATCGAGCTCGTGGACCTCGCGCTTCAGCCGAATAACCCCGACTACCAGATCCTCGTCGCCGACAAGGGCGACGCGAACATCGTCGGCTACGTCTGCTACGGCCCCACGCCGATGACCGAGGGCACGTACGACCTGTACTGGATTGCCTCCGACCCCACCGTGCGCGGCCAGGGTGTGGGCGCGGCGCTGGTGAGCGGCATGGAGGGCGACCTGCGCCGCCGCAACGCGCGCCTCATCCGCGTGGAGACCAGCGCCACCGAGGCCTACGGCCCCACCCGCGGCTTCTACGCCGCGATGAAGTACGGCGAGGAGGCGCGCTTCCGCGACTTCTACAAGCTGGGCGACGACCTCATCATCCTGGGCAAGCGGCTGTAA
- a CDS encoding HD domain-containing protein, which produces MRIRDPIHGTIAVSDEEKAVIDSLQYQRLRHVRQLGFGDLAFPGATHTRHAHSLGAMHVGSRLFGAVAARSGLPEDVRARFCTAVRLAVLCHDIGHMPLSHASEKIAPRRATLRLPSWLDSVAEGEQATHEDFTAKVILDSSLTPIIEQRFAPLGVTPSAIVSLITGARPPRDPGFTHRGVDWTPLLRGLVSGELDADRMDYLQRDSFYTGVNYGRFDLDWLVSNLNPAEKGGKAYLALGRSAAFAFDDFLLSRYHMFVSVYLHHTSVNFDYMLRRYYEEAPGEFEIPSDMEAFLFCDDVALAHTLRKSKNRWAQRITRRQGYKLLAHFTERDAGYDLDVLKGALVSAGLDHFSIESRGVLSKYFSEGAGPSLFILDNSTGRLTEVARYTPLYQRYSGAVRLSRLYVRPDQQDTARSLMSQVLGQAVQP; this is translated from the coding sequence ATGCGGATTCGCGACCCCATCCACGGCACCATCGCGGTGAGCGACGAGGAGAAGGCCGTCATCGACAGCCTGCAGTACCAGCGCCTGCGCCACGTGCGGCAGCTGGGCTTCGGCGACCTCGCCTTCCCGGGGGCCACCCACACCCGCCACGCCCACTCCCTGGGGGCCATGCACGTGGGCAGCCGCCTCTTCGGCGCCGTGGCAGCCCGCTCGGGGCTCCCCGAGGACGTGCGCGCCCGCTTCTGCACCGCGGTGCGGCTCGCGGTGCTGTGTCATGACATTGGCCACATGCCGCTCAGCCACGCCTCGGAGAAGATCGCCCCCCGGCGCGCGACGCTGCGGCTGCCCTCCTGGCTGGATTCCGTGGCGGAGGGCGAGCAGGCGACGCACGAGGACTTCACCGCCAAGGTCATCCTCGACAGCTCGCTCACGCCCATCATCGAGCAGCGCTTCGCGCCCCTGGGGGTGACCCCCAGCGCCATCGTGAGCCTCATCACCGGGGCCCGGCCCCCCAGGGACCCCGGCTTCACGCACCGCGGCGTGGACTGGACGCCGCTCTTGCGCGGCCTGGTGAGCGGGGAGCTGGACGCGGACCGCATGGACTACCTGCAGCGCGACTCCTTCTACACCGGGGTCAACTACGGCCGCTTCGACCTGGACTGGCTGGTGAGCAACCTCAACCCGGCGGAGAAGGGGGGCAAGGCCTACCTCGCGCTGGGGCGCAGCGCGGCCTTCGCCTTCGACGACTTCCTGCTCAGCCGCTACCACATGTTCGTCTCGGTGTACCTTCACCACACCTCGGTGAACTTCGACTACATGCTGCGCCGCTACTACGAGGAGGCGCCCGGGGAGTTCGAGATCCCGAGCGACATGGAGGCCTTCCTGTTCTGCGACGACGTGGCACTCGCGCACACCCTGCGCAAGAGCAAGAACCGCTGGGCCCAGCGCATCACCCGGCGCCAGGGCTACAAGCTGCTCGCGCACTTCACCGAGCGCGACGCAGGCTACGACCTGGACGTGCTCAAGGGCGCCCTGGTGAGCGCGGGCCTGGACCACTTCTCCATCGAGAGCCGCGGCGTGCTCAGCAAGTACTTCAGCGAGGGCGCGGGCCCCAGCCTCTTCATCCTCGACAACTCCACCGGCCGGCTCACCGAGGTCGCGCGCTACACGCCCCTCTACCAGCGCTACAGCGGCGCGGTGCGCCTCAGCCGGCTCTACGTCCGGCCCGACCAGCAGGACACGGCGCGCAGCCTCATGAGTCAGGTGCTGGGCCAGGCGGTGCAGCCGTGA
- a CDS encoding DUF885 domain-containing protein: MKTRRTVALAAAVSLLAPVAGAQAPAKRPPAAAAHPAKPPAAPAWVKRSNVNTRYVLDALAKFGPEGAGQAGVEGLDERITDLTPGYRERVRAASQAVIAELRKRLDAEQDPQVRQDLQILLTSQERSLQGDLLQEKYFVPYTNVGDLAFSGLRALLDDQVSPERRKAALVRLRRYAGVEPGTTPVAELAMADTRAAMKRQELLFPAKAELDRDLEGSEVMLDGLAPLFERYGLQGYQEPLAKLKAQLAAYDGFVRTELLPRARTDFRLPPEVYAQNLERIGVDLPPEQLMAQAHQAYAELQAQMQTVAAQVAKARGFKDPDYRAVIRELKKEQLVGEAILPHYQARLKDLEGIIRREHLLTLPARPARIRLASEAESAQSPAPHMRPPRLLGNTGEQGEFVLPLNMPSKDPAKAKRFDDFTFAAASWTLTAHEARPGHELQFAKVLEAGVSDARAIFAFNSTNVEGWGLYAERIALPFMPPEGQLISLQHRLLRAARAFSDPELQLGRTTPEKVKALLMQDVMLSDGMATQEVERYTFRSPGQATSYFYGFTRLNALRTEVEAAQGKRFDARRFHDFILAQGLLPPDLLRTAVLAEFVGAGKAAGSK, encoded by the coding sequence ATGAAGACACGCAGGACCGTCGCCCTCGCTGCTGCCGTCTCACTGCTCGCGCCCGTGGCGGGCGCACAGGCCCCCGCGAAGCGCCCGCCGGCTGCGGCCGCGCACCCCGCGAAGCCGCCTGCCGCCCCCGCGTGGGTGAAGCGCAGCAACGTGAACACCCGCTACGTGCTGGACGCGCTCGCGAAGTTCGGGCCGGAGGGGGCAGGGCAGGCGGGCGTCGAGGGGCTGGACGAGCGCATCACGGATCTCACCCCCGGCTACCGCGAGCGGGTGCGCGCCGCGTCGCAGGCGGTCATCGCCGAGCTGCGCAAGCGCCTGGACGCGGAGCAGGACCCGCAGGTGCGCCAGGACCTGCAGATCCTCCTCACCTCGCAGGAGCGCAGCCTCCAGGGGGACCTGCTGCAGGAGAAGTACTTCGTCCCCTACACGAACGTGGGGGACCTCGCCTTCTCGGGCCTGCGCGCGCTGCTGGACGACCAGGTGTCACCCGAGCGCCGCAAGGCGGCCCTGGTGCGCCTGCGCCGCTACGCGGGCGTCGAGCCGGGCACCACGCCGGTGGCCGAGCTGGCCATGGCGGACACGCGCGCGGCGATGAAGCGCCAGGAGCTGCTCTTCCCGGCGAAGGCCGAGCTCGACCGAGACCTGGAGGGCAGCGAGGTGATGCTGGACGGGCTCGCGCCCCTCTTCGAGCGCTACGGCCTGCAGGGCTACCAGGAGCCGCTCGCGAAGCTGAAGGCGCAGCTCGCGGCCTATGACGGCTTCGTGCGCACGGAGCTGCTGCCGCGCGCCCGCACGGACTTCCGCCTGCCGCCCGAGGTGTACGCGCAGAACCTCGAGCGCATCGGCGTGGACCTGCCGCCCGAGCAGCTCATGGCCCAGGCGCACCAGGCCTACGCCGAGCTGCAGGCCCAGATGCAGACCGTCGCCGCGCAGGTGGCGAAGGCGCGCGGCTTCAAGGACCCGGACTACCGCGCCGTCATCCGCGAGCTGAAGAAGGAGCAGCTGGTGGGCGAGGCCATCCTCCCGCACTACCAGGCCCGCCTGAAGGACCTGGAGGGCATCATCCGCCGCGAGCACCTGCTCACGCTGCCCGCCCGGCCCGCGCGCATCCGGCTCGCGAGCGAGGCGGAGAGCGCGCAGAGCCCCGCGCCGCACATGCGCCCGCCGCGCCTGCTGGGCAACACGGGCGAGCAGGGCGAGTTCGTGCTCCCGCTCAACATGCCCTCCAAGGACCCGGCGAAGGCCAAGCGCTTCGACGACTTCACCTTCGCCGCCGCCTCCTGGACGCTCACCGCGCACGAGGCGCGCCCCGGGCACGAGCTGCAGTTCGCCAAGGTGCTCGAGGCGGGCGTCTCGGACGCCCGCGCCATCTTCGCCTTCAACAGCACCAACGTGGAGGGCTGGGGCCTGTACGCCGAGCGCATCGCGTTGCCCTTCATGCCGCCCGAGGGCCAGCTCATCTCGCTGCAGCACCGGCTGCTGCGCGCGGCGCGCGCCTTCAGCGACCCGGAGCTGCAGCTGGGCCGCACCACGCCGGAGAAGGTGAAGGCGCTGCTCATGCAGGACGTGATGCTCTCGGACGGCATGGCCACGCAGGAGGTGGAGCGCTACACCTTCCGCTCTCCCGGCCAGGCCACCAGCTACTTCTACGGCTTCACCCGCCTCAACGCGCTGCGCACCGAGGTGGAAGCCGCGCAGGGCAAGCGCTTCGACGCGCGCCGCTTCCACGACTTCATCCTCGCGCAGGGGCTCTTGCCGCCGGACCTGCTGCGCACGGCCGTGCTCGCCGAGTTCGTGGGGGCAGGGAAGGCCGCGGGCTCGAAGTAG
- a CDS encoding MBL fold metallo-hydrolase gives MSERFPGMPPPPPPAEPRLAAVVVLYRRTPFGVEVFWVKRERALAFAGGFYAFPGGKVDTADAQVPIAGASGEDALVRVAAARELFEEAGVLLAQGAEALPPERRDALRRQLLDGDVGFGALLAKEGLSLRAEDLRPAGRWITPAFMPVRFDARFFLVELPAGAQAEAWGGELAEGSWVVPGDALLRWRLGTALLHPPNLHALQVLSQFQSESEARARLATPNHCPAFIAQRLEYQQGVRVMALETDTLPPATHTNAYVLGTGQLLIVDPGASDVRQYAKLLSLVAGLKDEGKRPLAVVLTHHHADHIGGARAVKERLGIPLWCHARTADRLDFPVERLLEDGEVLTLEGDPVQHWRVLHTPGHAQGHLCFVEERTRAAVVGDMVAGVGTIVIDPPEGDMQDYLKQLARLRDLPVGTLYAAHGPPIPDGPRKLEEYLAHRRAREERILEALPDRGAGITVHEVVGLAYADTPPFLHPVAERSALASLIKLEREGRVRVDGLRYARIPSP, from the coding sequence GTGAGCGAGCGCTTCCCCGGCATGCCCCCGCCGCCTCCGCCCGCAGAGCCGCGGCTCGCCGCGGTGGTGGTGCTCTACCGGCGCACCCCCTTCGGCGTGGAGGTGTTCTGGGTGAAGCGCGAGCGCGCGCTCGCCTTTGCGGGCGGCTTCTACGCCTTCCCCGGCGGCAAGGTGGACACCGCGGACGCGCAGGTGCCCATCGCCGGCGCGAGCGGCGAGGACGCGCTGGTGCGGGTGGCGGCGGCGCGCGAGCTCTTCGAGGAGGCGGGCGTGCTGCTCGCGCAAGGCGCCGAGGCGCTGCCCCCCGAGCGCCGGGACGCGCTGCGCCGGCAGCTGCTGGACGGGGACGTGGGCTTCGGCGCGCTGCTCGCGAAGGAGGGGCTCAGCTTGCGCGCCGAGGACCTGCGGCCCGCAGGAAGGTGGATCACCCCGGCCTTCATGCCGGTGCGCTTCGATGCGCGCTTCTTCCTCGTGGAGCTGCCCGCGGGCGCGCAGGCGGAGGCCTGGGGCGGCGAGCTCGCGGAGGGCAGCTGGGTGGTGCCCGGGGATGCGCTCTTGCGCTGGCGGCTGGGCACCGCGCTCCTACACCCGCCCAACCTGCACGCGCTGCAGGTGCTCTCCCAGTTCCAGAGCGAGAGCGAGGCGCGCGCGCGGCTCGCCACGCCCAACCACTGCCCGGCCTTCATCGCGCAGCGGCTCGAGTACCAGCAGGGCGTGCGGGTGATGGCGCTGGAGACGGACACGCTGCCGCCCGCCACGCATACGAACGCGTACGTGCTGGGCACCGGCCAGCTGCTCATCGTGGACCCGGGCGCGAGCGACGTGCGCCAGTACGCGAAGCTGCTCAGCCTGGTGGCGGGGCTGAAGGACGAGGGCAAGCGCCCGCTCGCGGTGGTGCTCACCCACCACCACGCGGACCACATCGGCGGGGCGCGCGCGGTGAAGGAGCGGCTCGGCATCCCGCTGTGGTGCCACGCGCGCACCGCGGACCGGCTCGACTTCCCGGTGGAGCGGCTGCTCGAGGACGGCGAGGTGCTCACCCTGGAGGGAGACCCCGTGCAGCACTGGCGCGTGCTGCACACGCCGGGGCACGCGCAGGGGCACCTGTGCTTCGTGGAGGAGCGCACGCGCGCCGCGGTGGTGGGGGACATGGTGGCCGGCGTGGGCACCATCGTCATCGACCCGCCCGAGGGCGACATGCAGGACTACCTGAAGCAGCTCGCGCGCCTGCGCGACCTGCCGGTGGGCACGCTCTACGCCGCGCACGGGCCGCCCATCCCGGACGGGCCGCGCAAGCTGGAGGAGTACCTGGCGCACCGCCGCGCCCGCGAGGAGCGCATCCTCGAGGCGCTGCCGGACCGCGGCGCCGGGATCACCGTGCACGAGGTGGTGGGGCTCGCCTACGCGGACACGCCCCCCTTCCTCCACCCGGTCGCCGAGCGCAGCGCGCTCGCGTCGCTCATCAAGCTCGAGCGCGAGGGGCGCGTGCGCGTGGACGGCCTGCGCTACGCGCGGATCCCCAGCCCCTGA